From the Cupriavidus necator N-1 genome, one window contains:
- the hpnI gene encoding bacteriohopanetetrol glucosamine biosynthesis glycosyltransferase HpnI produces MAAELAATLPGAALTCVSAGYALAAAWLSRRAPAAGGGAATTPVSVLKPLCGAEPRLYENLATLCRQRHPSFQLVFGVRAADDPAIAVVERLRRDFPACDIALVVDPQVHGTNLKVSNLINLFAQARHDVLVIADSDIAVPPEYLARVTAPLADAGVGVVTCLYRGKPTGGLWSRIGAQFIDDWFAPSVRIAHAGGSQRFAFGATIALRRNALEAIGGLAALSGRLADDYWLGELTRQQGLRTVLSEVVVTTDVTEDHFTDLWRHELRWLRTIRSLNPPGFAFTFITFTWPMLALGVLLAPLPLVLAVAAAGALARSVLAGSVAAALRAPLRDALLLAGWAFALAGKRVQWREQVLSVRDALHTSPALTPNQPSSTGIHPQRPL; encoded by the coding sequence ATGGCCGCCGAACTTGCCGCCACCCTCCCGGGCGCTGCGCTGACCTGCGTGTCGGCGGGCTATGCGCTGGCCGCCGCCTGGCTGTCGCGCCGCGCGCCTGCGGCAGGCGGCGGCGCGGCAACGACACCGGTCAGCGTGCTCAAGCCGCTGTGCGGCGCCGAGCCCCGGCTGTACGAGAACCTGGCCACGCTGTGCCGGCAGCGGCATCCGTCGTTCCAGCTGGTATTCGGCGTGCGTGCCGCAGACGATCCCGCCATCGCCGTGGTTGAACGGCTGCGCCGCGACTTCCCGGCGTGCGACATCGCGCTGGTGGTCGATCCGCAAGTGCACGGCACCAACCTGAAAGTCAGCAACCTGATCAACCTGTTCGCGCAGGCCAGGCACGATGTGCTGGTGATCGCCGACAGCGATATCGCCGTGCCGCCCGAATACCTGGCGCGCGTGACCGCGCCGCTGGCCGACGCCGGCGTGGGCGTGGTCACCTGCCTCTACCGCGGCAAACCGACTGGCGGGCTGTGGTCGCGCATTGGTGCGCAGTTTATCGACGACTGGTTCGCGCCGTCGGTGCGCATCGCCCACGCGGGCGGATCGCAACGCTTTGCCTTTGGCGCGACCATTGCGCTGCGCCGCAATGCGCTGGAAGCCATCGGCGGCCTCGCAGCCTTGTCCGGCCGGCTGGCCGACGACTACTGGCTGGGTGAGCTGACGCGGCAGCAAGGCTTGCGCACGGTGCTGTCGGAGGTGGTGGTCACGACCGACGTCACCGAGGACCATTTCACCGACCTGTGGCGACATGAGCTGCGCTGGCTACGCACGATCCGTTCGCTGAATCCACCGGGCTTTGCCTTTACCTTCATCACGTTCACCTGGCCGATGCTGGCGCTGGGTGTGCTGCTGGCACCGCTGCCGCTGGTACTTGCGGTGGCGGCCGCCGGCGCGCTGGCGCGCAGCGTGCTGGCAGGCAGCGTCGCCGCCGCACTGCGCGCACCGTTGCGCGATGCGCTGCTGCTGGCCGGCTGGGCATTTGCGCTGGCAGGCAAGCGCGTGCAGTGGCGCGAGCAGGTGCTGTCGGTGCGCGATGCCCTGCACACCAGTCCTGCGCTGACCCCGAACCAACCTTCATCCACCGGCATCCATCCCCAGAGGCCGCTATGA
- the hpnJ gene encoding hopanoid biosynthesis associated radical SAM protein HpnJ, with amino-acid sequence MKKTLFLQAPSFDGFDGGAGSRYQAKREIKSFWYPTWLAQPAALVPGSRVLDAPADGLTVQQSLDIAADYELVIIHTSTPSFPTDAKFAEELKKRKPDVMIGMVGAKPAVDPGGTLGASEAIDFVCREEFDYTCQDVAAGKPLQDILGLSYRLPDGSLEHNGQRPMIENMDELPFVAPVYQRDLKIDNYFIGYLKHPYVSIYTGRGCRSRCTFCLWPQTVGGHRYRTRSAESVIAEVKWIKENMPEVKEIMFDDDTFTDFKPRVEEIARGLGQLGVTWSCNAKANVPYSTLKIMKENGLRLLLVGYESGDDQILLNIKKGLRTDIARRFTEDCRKLGIQIHGTFILGLPGETRETIEKTIEYAKEINPHTIQVSLAAPYPGTTLYRQAVENGWLEENKVINLVNDQGVQLAAISYPHLSKEDIYHGVETFYKRFYFRPGKIWEIVREMLGSWDMMKRRLREGVEFFRFLRSHEA; translated from the coding sequence ATGAAAAAAACCCTTTTCCTCCAGGCCCCTTCCTTCGACGGCTTCGACGGCGGCGCGGGCTCGCGCTACCAGGCCAAGCGCGAGATCAAGTCGTTCTGGTACCCGACCTGGCTGGCGCAGCCCGCCGCGCTGGTGCCGGGCAGCCGCGTGCTGGACGCACCGGCCGACGGCCTGACCGTGCAGCAGTCGCTGGATATCGCCGCGGACTATGAACTGGTCATCATCCACACCAGCACGCCCTCGTTCCCCACCGACGCCAAGTTCGCCGAGGAACTGAAGAAGCGCAAGCCGGATGTGATGATCGGCATGGTCGGCGCCAAGCCCGCGGTCGATCCGGGCGGCACGCTGGGCGCGAGCGAGGCCATCGACTTCGTCTGCCGCGAGGAGTTCGACTACACCTGCCAGGACGTGGCCGCGGGCAAGCCGCTCCAGGACATCCTGGGCCTGTCCTACCGGCTGCCGGACGGCTCTCTCGAACACAACGGGCAGCGCCCGATGATCGAGAACATGGACGAGCTGCCCTTCGTGGCGCCGGTCTACCAGCGCGACCTGAAGATCGACAACTACTTCATCGGCTACCTGAAGCACCCCTATGTGTCGATCTACACCGGCCGCGGCTGCCGTTCGCGCTGCACCTTCTGCCTGTGGCCGCAGACCGTGGGCGGGCACCGCTACCGCACGCGCTCGGCCGAAAGCGTGATCGCCGAGGTCAAATGGATCAAGGAGAACATGCCCGAGGTCAAGGAGATCATGTTCGACGACGACACCTTCACCGACTTCAAGCCGCGCGTGGAAGAGATCGCGCGCGGGCTGGGCCAGCTGGGCGTGACGTGGTCATGCAATGCCAAGGCCAACGTGCCGTACAGCACGCTCAAGATCATGAAGGAGAACGGCCTGCGCCTGCTGCTGGTGGGCTATGAGTCCGGCGACGACCAGATCCTGCTGAACATCAAGAAAGGCCTGCGTACGGACATTGCGCGCCGCTTCACCGAGGACTGCCGCAAGCTGGGCATCCAGATCCACGGCACCTTTATCCTGGGCCTGCCGGGCGAGACGCGCGAGACCATCGAGAAGACCATCGAGTACGCCAAGGAAATCAACCCGCACACCATCCAGGTGTCGCTGGCCGCGCCCTACCCCGGCACCACGCTGTACCGGCAGGCGGTGGAGAACGGCTGGCTCGAGGAAAACAAGGTCATCAACCTGGTCAACGACCAGGGCGTGCAGCTGGCCGCGATTAGCTATCCGCACCTGTCCAAGGAAGACATCTACCACGGCGTGGAGACCTTCTATAAGCGCTTCTACTTCCGCCCCGGCAAAATCTGGGAAATCGTGCGCGAGATGCTGGGCAGCTGGGACATGATGAAGCGGCGCCTGCGTGAAGGCGTCGAGTTCTTCCGCTTCCTGCGCTCGCACGAGGCCTGA
- the hpnK gene encoding hopanoid biosynthesis-associated protein HpnK, with translation MIVTADDFGLHPAVNEAVELAHRDGVLSAASLMVGAPAVADAVERARRLPSLRVGLHVVLADGPATLPRAQIPDLVDAGGRFGSAMALDGCRFFFLPRVRRQLAAEIRAQFEAFAATGLPLDHVNTHKHFHLHPTVLSLILSIGRDYGLRAMRLPREHGAPLLLRPWLALLRRRLDRAGIAHNDYVVGIARSGQMDEAALLQALAQLPAGVGEIYLHPAVVSGEAITASMRGYRHADELAALLSPRVRAALERAANRRGGFADVLVP, from the coding sequence CTGATCGTCACCGCCGACGACTTCGGGCTGCACCCCGCCGTCAATGAGGCGGTGGAGCTGGCCCACCGCGACGGCGTGCTCAGCGCCGCCAGCCTGATGGTGGGCGCGCCCGCCGTGGCGGACGCGGTCGAGCGCGCGCGCCGGCTGCCGTCGTTGCGCGTGGGGCTGCACGTGGTGCTGGCCGACGGCCCGGCCACGCTGCCGCGCGCGCAGATCCCCGACCTGGTCGACGCCGGAGGCCGCTTCGGCTCGGCCATGGCCCTGGACGGCTGCCGCTTCTTCTTCCTGCCGCGGGTGCGCCGCCAGCTGGCGGCGGAGATCCGCGCGCAGTTCGAAGCCTTTGCCGCCACCGGCCTTCCGCTGGACCACGTCAACACACACAAGCATTTCCACCTGCACCCGACGGTGCTGTCGCTGATCCTGTCGATCGGGCGCGACTACGGCCTGCGTGCGATGCGCCTGCCGCGCGAGCATGGCGCGCCGTTGCTGCTGCGCCCCTGGCTGGCGCTGCTGCGCCGGCGCCTGGACCGCGCCGGCATTGCGCACAATGACTACGTGGTTGGCATCGCGCGCAGCGGCCAGATGGACGAGGCAGCCCTGCTGCAGGCGCTGGCGCAGTTGCCCGCGGGCGTGGGCGAGATCTACCTGCACCCGGCCGTGGTCTCTGGCGAGGCCATCACCGCATCGATGCGCGGCTACCGCCACGCCGACGAACTGGCCGCGCTGCTGTCGCCGCGCGTGCGCGCCGCGCTGGAGCGCGCGGCCAACCGGCGCGGCGGCTTTGCCGACGTGCTGGTGCCCTGA
- a CDS encoding lysylphosphatidylglycerol synthase domain-containing protein, which translates to MKRIAYLTGLIGLLALTALVIHQGASDIAAIVAQGGWLLLLLVPLHALPLLLDAQGWRVLLTSADPEEKAGIGFLWWVATVREAVNRLLPTVGVGGELVGIRLTRLRIRDTTAVTASIVVEVMLTLFSQYLFSAMGVLLLVAALQDSGGAWVILAGLLLSLPVPVLFAMSLRHTAIFEKLEGAARKLFGEDHRIVAMIDGARLDAHIRALNRRRRELLAALGWQLAGLVSGTLEIWLALMLLGHPVPVWQALAIESLTQAARQVAFFVPAGLGVQEAVVMLLGQVLGIDAQVSLALALVKRAREILFGVPALLSWQWVELRHWRRSRDTGHAAP; encoded by the coding sequence ATGAAACGCATTGCTTACCTGACCGGCCTGATCGGGCTGCTGGCGCTCACCGCGCTGGTGATCCACCAGGGCGCCAGCGATATCGCCGCCATCGTGGCGCAGGGCGGCTGGCTGCTGCTGTTGCTGGTGCCCCTGCACGCACTGCCGCTGCTGCTCGACGCGCAAGGCTGGCGCGTCCTGCTGACCTCGGCCGACCCCGAGGAGAAGGCGGGGATCGGTTTCCTGTGGTGGGTCGCCACGGTGCGTGAAGCGGTCAACCGCCTGCTGCCAACGGTGGGGGTCGGCGGCGAACTGGTCGGCATCCGCCTGACGCGGCTGCGCATCCGCGACACCACCGCGGTGACTGCCAGCATTGTGGTCGAAGTGATGCTGACGCTGTTCTCGCAGTACCTGTTCTCGGCCATGGGGGTGCTGCTGCTGGTGGCCGCGCTGCAGGACAGCGGCGGGGCCTGGGTCATCTTGGCCGGGCTGTTGCTGTCATTGCCGGTGCCGGTGCTGTTCGCGATGTCGCTGCGGCATACCGCGATTTTCGAGAAACTGGAAGGCGCGGCGCGCAAGCTGTTTGGCGAAGATCACCGCATTGTCGCGATGATCGACGGCGCGCGGCTCGATGCCCATATCCGCGCGCTCAACCGGCGCCGGCGCGAGCTGCTGGCGGCGCTGGGCTGGCAACTGGCAGGGCTGGTCAGCGGCACGCTGGAGATCTGGCTGGCGCTGATGCTGCTGGGCCATCCGGTGCCTGTCTGGCAGGCGCTGGCGATCGAATCGCTGACCCAGGCCGCGCGCCAGGTGGCCTTCTTCGTGCCCGCCGGGCTGGGCGTGCAGGAAGCGGTGGTAATGCTGCTGGGGCAGGTGCTGGGGATCGATGCACAGGTCTCGCTGGCGCTGGCGCTGGTCAAGCGCGCGCGCGAGATCCTGTTCGGCGTGCCCGCGCTGCTGTCATGGCAATGGGTGGAGTTGCGCCACTGGCGGCGCAGCCGGGACACCGGTCACGCCGCGCCCTGA
- a CDS encoding MlaC/ttg2D family ABC transporter substrate-binding protein yields MTIHGLLPLVPLAAVAMVSVAHAQAVQPGDLRASPERLVQAAVEGVIGTIQSNPDTRAGDLGKITAVVQKQFLPYTDFQRTTRLAVGSAWRTATPEQQQQLHEQFQMLLVRSYAVSLAQLREQNVKFRYQPVKSGSGATDVVVQTRVINNADEMQIDYRLQRTANGWKIYDINMMGAWLIEVYRKQFADIVARSGVDGLVKYLTTHNARQASDA; encoded by the coding sequence ATGACGATTCACGGTTTGCTTCCCCTGGTGCCGCTTGCAGCGGTGGCCATGGTTTCCGTAGCGCACGCCCAGGCTGTCCAGCCCGGCGACCTGCGCGCCAGCCCCGAGCGGCTGGTGCAGGCCGCGGTGGAGGGCGTGATCGGCACTATCCAGTCCAATCCCGACACCCGCGCCGGCGACCTCGGCAAGATCACCGCTGTCGTGCAGAAGCAGTTCCTGCCTTACACGGATTTCCAGCGCACCACGCGGCTGGCGGTGGGCAGTGCCTGGCGCACCGCCACGCCGGAGCAGCAGCAACAGCTCCATGAGCAGTTCCAGATGCTGCTGGTGCGCAGCTATGCGGTGTCGCTGGCGCAGCTGCGCGAGCAGAACGTCAAGTTCCGCTACCAGCCGGTCAAGTCCGGCAGCGGCGCCACCGACGTGGTGGTGCAGACGCGCGTGATCAACAATGCCGACGAGATGCAGATCGACTACCGGCTGCAGCGCACTGCCAACGGCTGGAAGATCTATGACATCAATATGATGGGGGCGTGGCTGATCGAGGTGTACCGCAAGCAGTTTGCGGATATCGTCGCGCGCAGCGGGGTCGACGGGCTGGTGAAGTACCTGACCACCCACAACGCGCGCCAGGCGTCTGACGCCTGA